The Ziziphus jujuba cultivar Dongzao chromosome 7, ASM3175591v1 genome includes a region encoding these proteins:
- the LOC107424184 gene encoding uncharacterized protein LOC107424184 isoform X1, translating to MGSGQVGGLAARSSFVFPMNGGVVKQLQIASVSLKLSSNNNNNKIGALSIDEIPPNAVRRKRDPQWRGGFSIGVDLGMSRTGLALSKGFSFRPLTVLKLRGQKLESQLIEIAQQQEADEFIIGLPKSNDGKETPQSNKVRSVAGRLAVRAAERGWRVYLQDEHGTSMEAMDRMINMGLGESARRNKNDAYAAMMVLERYFFTSGDATEIVLPKNVDLQEKILRGPPEDIDFFP from the exons ATGGGTTCCGGGCAAGTAGGAGGTTTAGCCGCGCGAAGTTCATTCGTGTTTCCGATGAATGGCGGCGTTGTGAAGCAGCTCCAAATTGCCTCAGTCTCTCTGAAACTctcaagtaataataataataataaaataggggCGTTATCGATAGATGAAATTCCACCGAACGCCGTTCGCCGGAAACGAGACCCGCAGTGGAGAGGAGGATTCAGTATTGGTGTAGACTTGGGAATGTCCCGCACCGGCCTTGCTCTCAGCAAAGGCTTCTCCTTCCGTCCTCTTACC GTTCTGAAACTGAGAGGACAAAAGCTTGAATCTCAGCTAATTGAGATTGCTCAACAGCAG GAGGCAGATGAGTTTATAATAGGGCTTCCAAAATCCAATGATGGGAAGGAGACACCACAGTCCAACAAAGTTCGCAGCGTTGCGGGAAGGCTTGCTGTGAGAGCTGccgagag GGGTTGGAGAGTATACCTGCAGGATGAACACGGCACGTCTATGGAAGCCATGGACCGTATGAttaacat GGGCCTTGGCGAGTCTGCTCGGAGAAACAAAAATGATGCTTATGCCGCCATG ATGGTTTTAGAGAGATACTTCTTTACATCAGGCGATGCAACTGAAATTGTACTGCCCAAGAATGTCGATCTACAAGAGAAAATTCTAAGGGGTCCGCCGGAAGATATTGATTTTTTCCCATGA
- the LOC107424179 gene encoding uncharacterized protein LOC107424179, which produces MSKSGLNLPRNNSLMTQDQLIDSLTSHIALYHSYSLPSSNPNPNPRSSILKWFSSLSLHQRQAHLTVVDSKFVQVLIQMLGTVCTRGHGLFIVLPDLPTRDLPGLCFKKSRGLLSRVAESNQSERRIFEATRLFNSREGERIEECSCSVKDMDSLTVSEDLVENLDRFVEAMDGISNGSFLRGEASSELGSDWVELEWLKAKGYYSIEAFMANGLEVALRLAWLNNNSNNKKKRGVKLKEKANAVGVAGNVYWRKKGCMDWWRNLDITTRGKLLTAVLGKIAKYLTNEILKGTNGALEDESWLFNTGVEQPLRYNYDVSARKTVPKLAADTEYDSSIISASLCGKPTSLANTFKSLRVLQEIVMLTSMCRRSEYDEGKVFFSTLSSICTISDFILRKLRGFLMVLWLDCTKLELIAEENDKSLPNKSKGKLGACSRKKKGKIRNMQKLNDLPKSCMDVMSSEKSFKECDCGLADKEKSELIGSKKMLNVPRAKEINEETLSLKVEMQHAQASIVGKARTTSRKTKKERGKNRSTGFKNSAKVITHENPVMEASSSFVHSQSEAAESDRGIGDLTFQSISDNMTDSDILASNGTMKEKDATGSIQENNFTGYSGQDCYQFSNCITENQGRSSRLETLTCKEDENVIPSPTLALDNSVFINKDRNFEKLAHISEVDVQSALPEKGVRVCDTKDESILIHKRESGNLSDTGPSSSSECLPYEWPRVGSTYFPPANSHLPAATDRLHLDVGRNWHNHFHQSFLPTVHQARNSQIEGGCNPIMSQRMPMSLDWPPMVRGACGMAPSVAYNYDSGFISRRQCAFAQGFSTCSMQLKASTSDNEKKFSGDFTDLPDLTSAHELADDCESHWISEDEFEVHAVSGIDYNQYFGGGVMYWNPSDHPASGFSRPPSLSSDDSSWARYEADMNRAVDDMVAFSSSYSTNGLTSPTASFCSPFDPLGPGHQALGYVMPGNDVTGKVLHSPATMTDAAVEEESGALADLNGDAEPKTGDSLPYPILPPIIIPSMSRDRSRSEFRRSHDHKSPCVPPTRREQPRIKRPPSPVVLCVPRAPCPPPPSPVSDSRKHRGLPTVRSGSSSPRHWGMRGWFNDGANLEEASLCMDGTEVVWPSWRNNNLSSRSMVQPLPPALLQDRLIAMSQLARDQEHPDVAFPLQRTESQSCPTQKTSLSLMHTRLHDEIDCFCKQVAAKNLARKPYITWAVKRVTRSLQVLWPRSRTNIFGSNATGLSLPTSDVDLVVCLPPVRNLEPIKEAGILEGRNGIKETCLQHAARYLANQDWVKNDSLKTVENTAIPIIMLVVEVPNDLIASSASNVQSPKEKPPHISGEQGSNLQSDVVVLEDSSLPKCTQMNYDTPRDSVSVRLDISFKSLSHTGLQTTELVKDLTEQFPAVTPLALVLKQFLADRSLDQSYSGGLSSYCLVLLITRFLQHEHHLGRHISQNFGSLLMDFLYFFGNVFDPRQMRISVQGSGVYIKRERGCSIDPIHIDDPLFPTNNVGRNCFRIHQCIKAFSEAYSILEDKLASFSNEGDMCSKPPYRLLPKIIPSIDLS; this is translated from the exons ATGTCCAAATCCGGCCTCAATCTCCCTCGCAACAACTCGCTCATGACTCAGGACCAGCTCATCGACTCGCTCACCTCCCACATCGCTCTCTACCATTCTTACTCTCTCCCTTCTTCAAACCCCAACCCCAACCCAAGGTCCTCCATTCTCAAATGGTTCTCATCTCTCAGCCTCCACCAGCGTCAAGCTCACCTCACGGTCGTCGACTCGAAATTCGTCCAGGTTCTCATTCAGATGCTCGGAACAGTGTGCACGCGCGGTCACGGCCTCTTCATAGTCCTCCCGGACCTGCCCACGCGCGACCTTCCAGGCCTCTGCTTCAAGAAGTCACGTGGCCTCCTGTCTAGGGTTGCCGAGTCGAACCAGTCGGAGAGGAGAATATTTGAGGCAACTCGGTTGTTCAATTCGAGGGAAGGTGAGAGAATCGAGGAGTGCTCGTGTTCAGTGAAGGATATGGATTCCCTGACCGTGAGCGAGGACTTGGTAGAGAATTTGGATAGGTTCGTGGAGGCCATGGATGGAATTTCTAACGGAAGCTTCTTGAGAGGCGAAGCGAGTAGTGAATTGGGATCGGATTGGGTGGAATTGGAGTGGTTGAAAGCAAAAGGGTATTACAGTATTGAAGCATTTATGGCCAACGGGCTAGAGGTGGCTCTGAGGTTGGCGTGGTTAAATAACAAcagtaataataagaagaaaagaggggtgaaattgaaagaaaaagcaAATGCCGTGGGAGTGGCTGGGAATGTGTATTGGAGGAAAAAGGGTTGTATGGATTGGTGGCGGAATTTGGATATTACAACTAGGGGAAAACTCTTGACTGCGGTCTTGGGAAAAATAGCTAAATATTTG ACTAATGAGATTCTGAAGGGGACCAATGGTGCATTAGAGGATGAGAGTTGGCTTTTCAATACGGGAGTAGAACAGCCATTGAGGTACAACTACGATGTATCCGCTAGAAAGACTGTTCCCAAACTTGCAGCTGATACCGAATATGATTCAAGTATTATCTCAGCTTCTCTTTGTGGAAAACCTACTTCCTTAGCTAATACCTTTAAGAGTTTAAGAGTGCTTCAAGAAATTGTTATGTTGACATCAATGTGTCGACGTAGTGAATATGATGAAGGAAAAGTGTTTTTTAGCACCTTGAGTTCAATTTGTACCATTTCTGATTTTATACTAAGAAAACTGCGAGGATTTCTTATGGTTCTTTGGCTTGATTGCACAAAACTTGAACTGATAGCGGAAGAAAATGATAAGTCTTTACCAAATAAGTCTAAGGGAAAGCTAGGTGCTTGTAGCCGTAAGAAAAAAGGGAAGATCCGCAATATGCAGAAGTTAAATGATCTTCCAAAGTCATGCATGGATGTTATGTCGAGTGAAAAATCTTTTAAG GAATGTGATTGCGGATTGGCTGATAAAGAGAAGTCAGAGTTGATTGGGTCCAAGAAAATGCTTAACGTGCCTAGGGCAAAGGAGATCAATGAAGAgacattatcattaaaagttgaaatG CAACATGCGCAAGCATCAATTGTGGGAAAAGCTCGAACTACTTCAAGGAAGActaaaaaagagagaggaaaaaatagAAGTACTGGCTTTAAGAATTCTGCTAAAGTTATAACTCATGAAAATCCAGTTATGGAAGCTTCATCTTCATTTGTTCATTCTCAAAGCGAGGCAGCGGAGTCTGATCGAGGGATTGGCGATTTAACTTTCCAGAGCATCTCAGATAATATGACTGATAGTGATATCCTTGCTTCAAATGGCACTATGAAGGAGAAGGATGCCACTGGAAGCATTCAAGAGAATAATTTTACTGGTTATAGTGGGCAAGATTGTTATCAGTTCTCAAACTGTATTACTGAAAATCAAGGTAGATCTTCTAGATTGGAAACTCTAACTTGTAAGGAAGATGAAAATGTGATACCTTCTCCTACACTTGCATTGGACAATAGTGTATTCATCAACAAAGATAGAAATTTTGAGAAGTTGGCACATATTAGTGAAGTTGATGTACAATCAGCTTTGCCAGAGAAAGGGGTCAGAGTTTGTGATACTAAAGATGAATCCATTTTGATTCATAAGCGAGAAAGTGGAAATCTATCTGATACAGGACCTTCAAGTTCTTCAGAATGCCTTCCATATGAGTGGCCTAGGGTGGGTTCTACCTATTTTCCACCTGCTAACTCACATCTTCCAGCTGCCACTGACCGGTTGCATCTGGATGTTGGTCGTAACTGGCATAATCACTTCCATCAATCATTTTTACCTACGGTGCATCAGGCAAGAAATTCTCAAATTGAAGGTGGATGTAACCCAATTATGTCTCAGCGAATGCCAATGAGTTTAGATTGGCCTCCAATGGTTCGAGGTGCTTGTGGAATGGCTCCATCGGTGGCGTATAATTATGATTCTGGATTTATTTCAAGGCGTCAATGTGCTTTTGCACAGGGGTTTTCTACTTGCAGCATGCAACTTAAGGCATCAACTAGTGACAATGAAAAGAAATTTTCTGGGGATTTCACTGACCTACCCGATTTGACAAGTGCACATGAGCTAGCAGATGACTGTGAAAGCCACTGGATATCAGAAGATGAATTTGAGGTGCATGCAGTCTCTGGGATAGATTATAATCAATACTTTGGAGGTGGTGTGATGTATTGGAATCCTTCTGATCATCCAGCTTCAGGATTCTCTCGCCCTCCATCCCTAAGCTCTGATGATAGCTCATGGGCGAGGTATGAAGCTGATATGAATAGAGCTGTTGATGATATGGTTGCTTTCTCTTCTTCATATAGTACAAATGGGTTGACTTCACCAACTGCTTCATTTTGTTCACCTTTTGATCCTTTGGGCCCAGGACACCAGGCTCTTGGCTATGTTATGCCCGGAAATGACGTAACAGGCAAGGTGCTGCATTCCCCAGCGACCATGACTGATGCAGCAGTGGAGGAGGAATCTGGAGCTTTGGCAGATTTAAATGGTGATGCTGAACCTAAGACAGGAGACTCACTTCCATACCCCATTTTGCCACCAATAATAATTCCAAGCATGTCAAGGGATAGGTCAAGATCTGAGTTTAGGCGCAGTCATGATCATAAAAGCCCATGTGTTCCTCCTACTAGGCGTGAGCAACCTCGGATAAAACGGCCACCATCCCCTGTAGTACTTTGTGTTCCACGGGCTCCATGTCCACCTCCACCCTCTCCTGTGAGTGACTCTAGGAAACACAGGGGCCTTCCAACTGTTAGATCTGGTAGTTCCAGCCCAAGGCACTGGGGTATGCGAGGCTGGTTTAATGATGGAGCTAACTTGGAGGAAGCTAGTTTATGCATGGATGGTACTGAAGTTgtttggccttcttggagaaATAATAACCTTTCTAGCCGATCGATGGTTCAACCCCTTCCCCCTGCTCTGCTGCAGGATCGATTGATTGCTATGTCCCAACTAGCTCGTGATCAGGAACAT CCAGATGTTGCATTCCCTCTGCAACGGACTGAGTCACAGAGCTGTCCTACACAGAAGACATCTCTTTCTTTGATGCACACCCGTCTTCATGATGAGATTGACTGTTTCTGCAAGCAG GTTGCTGCCAAGAATTTGGCTAGGAAGCCTTATATCACCTGGGCTGTCAAGCGGGTTACACGGTCTCTTCAAGTTCTGTGGCCCAGGTCCAGGACTAACATCTTTGGGTCGAATGCAACTGGTCTGTCCCTTCCAACAAGTGATGTAGACCTTGTAGTTTGTCTTCCTCCTGTGAGAAACCTG GAACCAATTAAAGAAGCTGGTATACTGGAGGGTCGTAATGGCATTAAAGAAACATGCCTTCAG CATGCAGCAAGGTACCTCGCGAATCAGGACTGGGTGAAAAATGATTCTTTAAAGACTGTGGAAAATACAGCT ATACCTATAATTATGCTTGTGGTGGAAGTTCCAAATGATCTCATTGCCTCTTCTGCTTCTAATGTACAATCACCGAAAGAAAAGCCACCTCATATATCTGGTGAACAGGGTTCTAATCTTCAGTCTGATGTGGTTGTATTGGAAGATTCTTCTTTGCCAAAATGCACACAGATGAACTATGATACTCCTAGAGATTCAGTTTCAGTTCGTCTTGACATCAGTTTTAAGTCCCTATCACATACAGGACTCCAGACGACAGAGCTG GTTAAGGACCTGACTGAGCAATTTCCTGCGGTTACACCTCTTGCTTTGGTACTCAAGCAGTTCTTGGCTGACCGTAGCCTGGATCAATCCTATTCTGGTGGCTTGAGTTCCTACTGTTTG GTATTGCTAATTACACGTTTTCTTCAACATGAGCATCATCTTGGGCGGCATATCAGCCAA AACTTTGGAAGCCTTTTGAtggattttctttatttttttgg GAATGTGTTTGATCCTCGTCAAATGCGTATATCTGTACAGGGAAGTGGAGTTTATATAAAAAGGGAAAGAGGCTGTAG CATTGATCCAATACACATTGATGACCCCCTTTTTCCAACAAACAACGTGGGGAGAAATTGCTTTcgcatacatcaatgtattaag GCATTTTCTGAGGCCTATTCTATTTTGGAGGATAAGCTTGCTTCCTTTTCCAATGAAGGTGATATGTGTTCAAAGCCCCCATAtagattgcttccaaaaatCATACCAAGTATTGATTTATCATAG
- the LOC107424184 gene encoding uncharacterized protein LOC107424184 isoform X2: MGSGQVGGLAARSSFVFPMNGGVVKQLQIASVSLKLSSNNNNNKIGALSIDEIPPNAVRRKRDPQWRGGFSIGVDLGMSRTGLALSKGFSFRPLTVLKLRGQKLESQLIEIAQQQEADEFIIGLPKSNDGKETPQSNKVRSVAGRLAVRAAERGWRVYLQDEHGTSMEAMDRALASLLGETKMMLMPP; encoded by the exons ATGGGTTCCGGGCAAGTAGGAGGTTTAGCCGCGCGAAGTTCATTCGTGTTTCCGATGAATGGCGGCGTTGTGAAGCAGCTCCAAATTGCCTCAGTCTCTCTGAAACTctcaagtaataataataataataaaataggggCGTTATCGATAGATGAAATTCCACCGAACGCCGTTCGCCGGAAACGAGACCCGCAGTGGAGAGGAGGATTCAGTATTGGTGTAGACTTGGGAATGTCCCGCACCGGCCTTGCTCTCAGCAAAGGCTTCTCCTTCCGTCCTCTTACC GTTCTGAAACTGAGAGGACAAAAGCTTGAATCTCAGCTAATTGAGATTGCTCAACAGCAG GAGGCAGATGAGTTTATAATAGGGCTTCCAAAATCCAATGATGGGAAGGAGACACCACAGTCCAACAAAGTTCGCAGCGTTGCGGGAAGGCTTGCTGTGAGAGCTGccgagag GGGTTGGAGAGTATACCTGCAGGATGAACACGGCACGTCTATGGAAGCCATGGACC GGGCCTTGGCGAGTCTGCTCGGAGAAACAAAAATGATGCTTATGCCGCCATG A